A portion of the Candidatus Saccharibacteria bacterium genome contains these proteins:
- a CDS encoding rod shape-determining protein — MLNKLLSKFSHDIGIDLGTANTLVYLRGRGLVIDEPSVVAINQKTKQILEIGQKAKQMVGKTPANIVATRPLVDGVVSDFEITEQMIKHFIELLHKQNFALLPRPRVVIGIPSGVTEVEKRAVIDAAANAGARQAFLIEEPMAAAIGVGLEIQEATGQIIVDIGGGTSEVAVISLGGIVASQSLRIAGDELTNDIVNYAKEEFGLLVGERTAEEIKISIGSACNIGKLEEASIRGRDIITGLPKELIITPDQAREAISKSVRSIVESVKITLEETPPELISDIMRQGIWLAGGGALLKGLDQVIARETGIPVHIGEDPLRAVVRGTGLVLDDLDNLSQVLIGNDLGQEYS, encoded by the coding sequence GGGATAGATTTGGGAACTGCCAACACCTTAGTATATTTACGAGGCCGGGGTTTAGTAATCGATGAGCCAAGTGTAGTGGCAATCAATCAAAAGACCAAACAAATTCTTGAGATCGGACAAAAAGCCAAGCAAATGGTGGGTAAAACACCAGCAAATATTGTTGCTACTAGACCCTTAGTCGATGGAGTGGTTTCGGATTTTGAGATAACTGAACAAATGATCAAACACTTTATTGAATTATTACATAAGCAGAACTTTGCTTTGCTTCCTAGGCCGCGGGTCGTAATTGGGATTCCTTCAGGTGTGACAGAAGTTGAGAAACGAGCAGTCATAGACGCTGCTGCAAATGCTGGTGCTAGACAAGCATTTTTGATTGAGGAGCCGATGGCTGCAGCGATTGGGGTAGGCCTAGAGATCCAGGAGGCTACAGGACAGATAATAGTAGATATTGGAGGAGGTACTAGTGAAGTAGCTGTAATTAGTCTAGGTGGGATAGTGGCTAGTCAGTCCCTGAGAATCGCTGGCGATGAATTGACCAATGATATTGTCAATTATGCTAAGGAGGAATTTGGTTTATTGGTAGGAGAAAGAACTGCCGAGGAGATCAAGATCAGTATTGGCTCAGCTTGCAATATTGGTAAGCTAGAGGAGGCTAGTATACGAGGGCGAGATATTATCACTGGATTACCCAAGGAACTTATTATTACTCCTGATCAAGCCAGAGAAGCGATATCCAAGAGTGTCAGAAGTATCGTGGAAAGTGTTAAAATTACCCTAGAAGAGACTCCACCTGAGTTGATTTCTGATATCATGCGCCAAGGAATCTGGTTGGCTGGAGGTGGCGCTTTGCTCAAGGGCTTAGATCAGGTTATTGCTAGAGAAACCGGGATACCAGTTCATATTGGTGAAGATCCATTGAGGGCAGTCGTTCGGGGAACTGGACTAGTTTTGGATGATTTGGATAATCTCAGTCAAGTACTGATCGGTAATGATTTAGGGCAAGAGTACAGTTAG